The Xylocopa sonorina isolate GNS202 chromosome 5, iyXylSono1_principal, whole genome shotgun sequence genome segment TAGCAAACTAAAGAAAAAtatagagaaaaagagagagagagagatctatTTTTGTTCGTTCTTCGGCAAAAAAAATTTCCTCATTTCGATCACACAGTTGTCTCCCTCGCGTCGGATAATATACACAGTCTCGTCGGAACTGATCGAAGAACCGACCCGAAGGTAATATCGTTTTCTCGGTTTGGTGTATAAGCGGCTATCGGATACCTTGCTGAGCGGGATGCCTATTGTGGTTGCTAGGTGCCATCATGTGCATCTGGTGTGCCCCGACCGGCGACCTCAGCGACAAATTGTTCAGGTTCACGTTTATCGAAAGATTCGTATTGTTACAGGCGGCTGTCAGGTTGTTGTGATTGTTCGGCGGTGACGTGGTCGTTGTTGTACCCACATTGGAGGCGGCGTGCGGCGACAGTCCGGAGCTGTCGGTGGTCGGCGCCGACGGATTCGAGGAGGTGTTGTGCGATCCGAAGTCCTTGCCGCCGTTCGCGCCCCCAGCGCCGCCGCTGGTACCGGAAGAGCCACCTGAGCTTCCGGTCACCGTCTTCGAGCACCTGAGGCACTTGGGCAGCCAAGAGTGGCCGCGCACGAACTTCCTGTACTCCTTCCTCACCTGCAATGGCGAAGCAAACCCAACCCCCCAACGAAAGGTTTTTTTTTAACGGTGCACAAAGAACCAAGGCAAAGTGCGAGCGCGCGTTCACTTCTCGTCCGTTGACGCGCGGATCGAACAAGAAAATAAATAACaagagagaggagaggagagaacaactggaaaagaaaaaaatgacgaTGACGATCGAACGATGAATATGTATAGCGTGTGTCAGGTTTACGTATGCATGATCTAAGTAGGTGAACATGCTATTGTTCCTTTATCTATCCGTACGTCGTGAAATGCAtagttctgttttttttttctttttatacgcAATCGAAGAAATTATAGCATACATACACTTGAACTAGATCTATATGTATAGATCGTATGCACGGTAACGGATGAtcgattttatgaagcatggtgCTGATTTGAACAGAGAAATAAAGAGAACAGCGGTGCATCCTGCGGTGGCAAACCAAAGTAAAATGTTACGGAacgaaagagaaacgaaaatGAATGGAAACAATAGCAAATCAGGCTGTACAGGATCCCGGTTTATTCGACGAATAAACGTGGGTGATTTTCGGTTGCCACAGCACTTTATTTGAGACATCATCTGTTGTCATCGTGTTCGTTCTGCGAGATACCATACGATGTCTAGATTACGTCGCGTTTAACATGATTCCCTCCAAATGATCCTCTTGTCTATGGTGTCACTTACTACTTATACAATACGAAGAATTCGCTTACGTACACAGTGCATCGAATTCTTATGTTACAAGATCCTTGACTCGTGAGTAATTGTGTTAACTATAAACCTTACGATAGAAACAGTTTTACAATctttaaatatatatgtatatataaaatgCAACTTTTTCCGTTCCGACAATAGATTCTAACCTCGCTTGACATCAAACTCTTTCCCTTGAAACGTTTCGCGACtgccttcttttcttttctctttcttttttcgtttTCATTTTAGTACAAAAATTGGAAAATATACATGTGTAATCAACACCAAACAACTTAACATCATTTCTAATTATCATAATCGATCGGTTAACGTTGCCTCGCAATCGTTATCCTCTCGTGTGCGCTCTGATTTCCGCAAGAAGTCCGTCGAGCTGCGTTCGAAGCTTATCTCCACGTACACGTAGAGGCAAGGCTGCTTGCGAAAATCAGAGCGTAGGATGCCACGCGGGTATCGCTGTTTCCGATAACGATGATAATGCACTGAGAGAGATGAAGGGATGAAGGATGAATCGACGAGGCGTTCTCGAACGTTGAAACGCGCGTAACAACACGGCCGCAGGTAGTTTAAAGTAAGGTGGACGTTTGGACCCCGACGTATTCCCTTACCTTCTCGTTCTGAACGCAATGGAACACAAAGATAAATAGCCCCTGCAGACTATTCAATATCGTGAAGATGTACGCCATCGCGACGGACTCTTGGTTCAAGTAGAGGAGCCCGAATGTCCAGGTGAGTCCCAGCAGGAAGACCAGGACGATCGCTCCTCTCAGCCATGCCCTGGTAGGAAAACGTTGCTCGATTAGTCGTGCTGCGATTTCAACGTGCTTTTAATGGGATAATCGCGAGCGATGCTTAAAGGAGCGTGAGCTAGCTGTATGCAATACAGTTCTCGTATGATCGAGGGGACGGCGTTGGTGTAACAGAGGtggaacaattaaaaaaaaaaaaaataagaacgTACGAAGAAACAGTGGGGGTAGGTAACGATACCTTTAGTCTCGTGCCATCGAAAATGTTAAGGGTAACGTGCTATATGATCGATGATAGTGTGATTTTAATTCTAATAATTCCAATGCTACATTTGTCACGTTCTTATCGAAATGGAGCGGCGAGAACACGGAAGATTATCAGAACGGCGGCGTTATGCACCGCGAAGTGCACGCAACATTTCCAGGAACGCGACGCTAACGTGTACTAATGTTGCTCGTTTCTAAATACACGTGTGcacgtgtcgtgtatacattCTCGAACGAAGGCATTAGCATCGTTAATGCTTTCGCGAGTCTCTAAGCGGCTAAGCGTCCTATAAGCATCGCACACATCGTTACTATTTCTTACTTCGTTCCATCCTCTTCGtcgtctttctctttttcttttttcttttcgtttcgaTTTTACTACGTGTTTTATTCTCATTCTTGTCGTTTCCGAGTGTCAATCGTTTGACTCGGTCCAGAAACGATCGAAGCTACGGTGCTCTACAGGAAGGATTCGGGAGGCACGTACTACAGTAGGGGGTGTTAGGCAGGTGTCTGTTACTTCTAATCTCGCGCGTATCCACTAAAGCTAGTCTGAACTCAGGCGTTACACCCGAAACTAAAGGATAAATACGGCATGCGGTCTGAATCGTCGTGTGTACTCAGAGGAAAGGCAAACGGCTTGACGTAACTAAGGAGTTCAGAGAATATCGATCGCGACAGCACGTGTGCTTTCTCTCTCGCACCGTCAAGCATCGAACCACGAAGACACCGCGCGCTACGTAAGCTGTTGGTAATTGCAAATTGCTCAGGCTCGTTTCAACGTACACAACGGAACATAATGATGGACATGTAATGACATTTGCGATTCCAGTGAGCCGCGCGATCGACGATACGACTCGATTAACGATCAGCGTGGTTCCGCTTCCGGGCGGACTACGTACTATGTTCTACGTTCTACAGTCGCAAGAGAAATTTAAAAGAACTGAGAAACAATGATCGATGGCCACGGATGGAAAGTGAGAAAAGAAAAACTGAACGATGAGAAGAACGTGTTAAACGAGAACGGAATGGCGATTAGTGATGTGGAATGATGTTAGAAACGATGAACGAGAGAGGTgagtaataataaaaattggtAAATATCTTACAAGTGCGCTTGCAATTTGTTGGGAAGAGCATTCTCTTCCTTTCCACTACCAACCAACCACGCCATGCAGAAGAATGTAGAACAGTGTAGACAGAAGTGGGTAGAAGatttaatacaaaaatgaaacaAGACAGCAAAGTTAGGTGATTGTTCCGGCACCATTTCAATTAATTTGAttataaataagaaaaaaaataaaacaagaGGGAGAACTTGTATAGTTTCGCTGTTGCGACACTCGAGTCGTATTACTATGCGTTTGATATGTTTAGTAGATAACGCAAGAATGTTCGACGACATTTGACCGCGTTCGAATCGTTTTTTCTAAGAAACACAGTGAAACGTGAAGTACACAGAGAGCACATAAAATGAACGaaaagtagaaaaaaaaagTCGTGGGAAGAGATGATTTTGTACGATAAATCAGCTTTGACAATAAAACGAGTCGAGTGCGCAGGAGAATTGAACTACCATCACCAATATTTCCACATAGAGATTTATCAAGTTAGTACCGTGTCGTTATACACTGTCTCTTTTTCTCGATTCGACGTGTTTTTCGCTCGTTTCATTTAAATCACGAAacggagtaaaaaaaaaaaaaaaaataaataaataaataaattgaaaaCACAGCACAGGCTAATTATCGTTCGTACTCGTTCGATTGTTTGTGCATCCAATTTCTTGTGGAAGCATGACTCGTCTGCAACGGCGTTCAAATATAATCACATGTGTATGCACGTTAACGAGCGTTATCAAATCAATAAAGTACACGTATAtatgatgtatatatatacttataGCCATATAACCATATCCATATAATACCTAAGAATTACAGCAATACAAGTGGTGTATCGTACGAACGGAAGTCTTGCGGTCATTCCAACACAGTAACTCAATAAAACGGAAATATATGTAGAAACGAAAAGAGAACTCAGCATGGCCGCCAGAAAGATGCGTGACAATAGAAGACTCTCTTTTCGGGAGACATCTCTTTGAAGCAAGTAAAGCTTGCGAACGTGAACCGAAAGCACCAAACAAACACTTCGATTCTACTTTCGACGACAGGACTGATATCTCGAACGTGTTAACGAACGGACTCGATCGATTATTCCAATATAGAGATACATAATGTATAcctatgtatttatatatatgtacaaattcgtatttttacgtttattgtTCGCGTACGAGCAGACACGGACATTGCAGGCTTACCTTGCGCTGGCCAATCGAGAATGCTCCTTACTCTTCATCGCAGCGGTCGCGTTCGCGTGTCGACACATCATGTAAATCGCCATCGACAGGAATACCAAGTTCGCCTGGCAAGAAAAATGAACTGACAGTTTCTGCGCAGTGTTTCGTCGTAAAGAAATGATCTAGCAGAGTGTACAATCGTCCCCTTATAGCCAAACCCATGGGATCAGAGTTCGGATCAATCGTGGAACGTTGATTGGGAGACGTGAAAAATGCATTTGCACACTCGTGGCTTTGGCACAAAGAGGACCGTACGTGAATTATTCATGTACGATACTTAAGAAATTGTGATCACGTTAATACAACTGGAATGAGATTGAGACTTGTATATCTTCTTTTCCGTTAAGAGTCATCTTACCAGTATAACGAGTATCACAGGTCCGACGAAGCTGAAGATAAAGTAGTTGTCCGCTCGTAGCCAGCAATATCGATCGGTCCCGTAACTGAGCGGATCGATTATACAAGAAATAGCTACGACCAGCAACGGAGCACCGTAAGCGACCAGATAGTACCAGCGAAGTCTTGATTTCTCCGCTTCGAACACCTCGATCAGCATCACATATAATTGGAATCCTGCGAGGAAATTGAAAGAAAATCAAACCGGTTCcgatctgaaacgctatttgttCTTGGCCGTCGTTCTACCGCGGTTCGTCAAGTGGCCTTGTTACGTATATACATCGTCGTCGTCGAGAGATACCTTCGAGGAACATCCAGGCGAACGCGCAGAGGAAGAAGAAGTGGAGCAAACCGGCGACAATACCGCAGACAATTCTCTGGTTCGTTTGTCCGATTCCGCAAACGAATAAAATTTCCGCGATCAGCAGACACACGCAGAGATTCTTGTGGATGGTCGTCCTGTCCGACTGTAACGGAGTCACGAGATTACACGGTGGAAAGATAGATCGACGATACGTTTCTCGCCTGTTCGTTACCACGGCCAGTGACAATTACCTTGAGTCCGTGAAATAATTGAAAGGTGAGGATCGCTAGGATGAGGCAAACCACGGAAATTATACAACCGATGTAGGTGATGATCTGCAACGCGACCTGATGGGCGATGTCCAGTCTGACCGCGTGCACGTCCATTAAAACGGCGAAGTTCGTCAGATGGTTGCACTCGCATATCGTGTGAGTCTCGTTGGTCTTCCGTATTTCGCAACCTTCTTCCGACCAAGCACTGGAAAGGAAATCAAACGTGTAATATCTGCGAGCAGGACCGTACTCGATACGTCTTCGTACAAGGTATTACCAAATGATTGAGTAAGCCGTGAAACGAACGATTCGGAATCGACGAAATTGAGCGTTTAATTAGAAGATGACGAAACTTACCTCAAGATGTAGTCCCAAAACACGCAAGTCGGATTGGTGACGTTCTCAATGGACAGATGCTTGAAATAGACTCTGACGGGCTCGCTGAGCTGTATGTGCCGCCCTTTACCCAAAGACGCCGAGATCACTTTGCTGTTTAGAAGCCTGGTCGTGTTCCTTTTCGGTAATGGCTGGGGCTCGTCGTTCATGACTAACGACGATACCTCCGCTTGGGGCTGTAAGATTTCCTCGAGTCTGTCAAAGGCCATGAAGACCAAACGGACAATGCCGCCGTCGCTGTTCTCCAACAAAGCACCCCTGGTTAATTCGACGCGATCGTTCGACGCTGTCCACCTCTGCTGGGCAGCCTCCGTTGGGAATATCTCCAAATCGTCGCCGATGTTCCTCGCGTCCAGCACGCGCACCTCCATCACTGTATCGCGACAAAATAAAATATCGTATCTGAAATACTGCGTTCGTTCTAATCAGAAGCCCACGGATCGTTCCTGGTGCCAATCATTTTATATAACCTTGGCCTTTACCCACGAACGTTCGAGCGAAATATTCCGAGGGTAACACGTCGCGTGACGGTATCGAAATAAAATTTATATCCCTGCAGCTGGTATTGCGACCCGAACGAAATGGCGTTAGCCGAACTGCGCGACGTTCGCCAATCCACCGACCGTAAACTTCCGTTGCTCTCGATTCACCTTCCCGGATGAACAATAAAACTGAACGCGCACGCATCCGTGGAGACGTTTGGCTACCTTTTCCCGCCTGCCGTCGACGTTTCTCTCGCCGTATATTTTGTTCGATCGTTCATAAATACGAGAGGCGGCGGTGGAGGAGAAAAATTGGCGGCACGCTGACGGTATGGTAGCCAGCTTTTCTGTCAGCACGGAAGAAAGGAGCCCACTAGCTGGCCGTGGAAATATTATGTTACGCGGCATCCGGCCGGCTGTCGCTCGTCAAACTCATCTTCTTTTCTGCCCGTTACTGTTATGCTATTTATCACGCGCGGATCTAATGTTGCCGCCAGTTCGTACGTCCATCCGTGGCGGAGGTGCCCGCTTCCAGCCTCAATCACGAACCGCCGCGCCGCGTTACTTCCAGGAAGTAAATCAAATTGCTCGTAATTTTCCCGGGGTTTTGTCCTGATAATGCCCGCGGAAGGGAGAGAAGAGGGATAAAGCTCGGGTTACAACATTATCCAGCCGGGTACCAGAGAATTACGACGGGTTTGGATCTTTGTTTTATCTACGCCGGATATTACCAGCGTCGCATTCCCCAGATAAAGGATCTAGATTTATGCGACCCGATGCTAAAGCCGGACCTACGATACTCGCATGTTCATTGTGCCGGACAACTCTCGGTTAATTTGTTATCCGGACCGCCACTCCTTTTTACTCATCACGCTTTACCCTTACCCTTTCCCTGCTGACGTATCGTACCATCTAAATTGGTTCCCGGCCGCTTTTCACCATCGAGACACGACGGATTATGCGATTCCAACTAATTCGTGTTTGTAGTACAAGATTCCGGTAAAACACATAAAAGCTGTGGTTTCCCAGAGAAACAACCCACGACATCTGCCTCGACGTACCGTGGAACAGATAAAAGAGGCGATACTCACGTATATTCCGTCCCTCGTGAGTAATCGTTTTCTCGTGCATCAACGTATCGGCCAGCAGGAACGCGTTCTCCTCGAGTCCGATCAATAACGAGGTTGCCACTCTCATCTGCTCCTGATGGCTCAGGTCCTTCCAAGACGCCATTTGCGCCTTGTCCAGCAGGTTGCTACCCGTTCTGACGACCCCCTGCAGCAACTCGGTCACGCTGACCTCCCTCTGGTTCGCGTCCTGATACGTCCTTATGTCCTGCGCCATCTTCTCCGCCATGTTCTTGATAATCTTGGTGGTGATCATCATGTCGCCACCGTAGAGCCCTCTGCTGTTGTTCGTCACCTGCGAGAGCTCACGGCTGATACCAAGGATCACGTCGCCCTCCGTCACCCTGTTCTCGAGCGTTGTGAGCCAAACGGAACGGCACTCGCTCAGATCCGGGCTGTCCCGATGCCAGAACGCTGTCTCCCCTCTGGACAGGCATCGCCAACGCGCCAAACCGTTGGCACCGCCCGGACAACTCTGCACGGCCACGTCCCCGGCTCTGGTCGTGTTCCACGACAAGTTCCTGGCTATCACCGGGGGACACACTTGTCTGCCGTAGTCGTACCATTGCCCGTTCGAGCTGGACTCCGGGTAGAGCGTGCTCGGCACTGCGGAATATTTGAGTTAGTTACGAGCGTTAGTTGGCCTGTTACTTGGGCTTAGTTAATGGCGCGGCTTTAATGTGATTCTAGTGTCCGGTCCCAGGGTGGACCAGGGGCTTAACGCGGCCCGCGCAGCCCCGCTATCCTATCGGCGAAATGGAATTTTGGATACCCAGGGGTACCTTAATCTTTTGCGGCGATTGTTGCGAGTTCGCGAGTTTCAGCAAAGCCGAAGGCTGCTTAGTTGCGCCGCGATTTATACGCCGTCTGCGGCATTTGTTCGGTGTTTTAACGCGCGGCTGCGTTCTACACCCCCGCTCCCTCGTCGAAACAACCCCGGGGACTCGGTGGCAACCGACGGGCGAAAGAGATAAAGGAGTTTCTAACTACGGGTCAATTTAATTTCGGATACCTTCATGAAGTTCCATCGCGTGTCAGTTTGAATTTCAAACTTCTGACAGCTGCCTTTTAAACATTAAATCTTTCAGTACGATCGCCGGCGCGTAATTGGCAGCTGACAAGCCCTCGAGCCAACGCCTCGGCCATTAATCGAATTCGAATCGGCCGAGCGCGCGTTTATCGCCGCGAGTTTTGCTTTAACGCGCGATTAATTGTTAATTGTATTAATCGTCGCTCGTTTTCACCGTCTGCCCTTTAAACCGGCTATTATTCGATCGAAAACGCAATTAGTCCCCGTCTCGAATCGCGTTGTCGAGTACCGAATCGAACTCGTCGACAGAATAAACGATATATCCCGTGCTTGGTTTACAGAAACTCCATCCGCTAGCTCTTCCCCCGTTTAAGAAGACCGCCGAAAACACTCGAGAACTCACCAGTGGTCCTTCGACTCGTTCTCCAAGGGGCGAAAGTCGACGTGGTCGTGGCTGGAGTGGTCTCAGGTACGATCGGAGGCACCGCTGGTATATTCGCCGACGGGACGTTCGCAGGAAGCGTCAAGTCTTGGTCCACTTCGACGACCTCAACGTCGACCGGCGACCTCGTCGACGTGGGACTGCGAAACGGAATTGGTACGTTACTTTCAACGGCCGTCGAACTTTCGCGACGGACGTCCAAGCAACGAAAATATCACCCAGTTTCGCGAAAACGTAACTCGATTCCACCGCCTTTAATGGAACGTTTCGATAACCCTGTTTTTCTAACCGACACCGCAAGAATATCCCTTGGATCGTGACGAAGTTACGTGACCTCGAGGTTGCGTTCAACCCCGAGTCTTCGCTGCTTGGCGATCCGTTTGCGAAAATATTATCGTCCCTGGGCGTTAATGAGAAAATTGCTTGAACGATAGGTTAAGAAATAAAATAAGATGCAAGAAACAGGAGGAAGTGGGTAACTGTACTGACCTTGACGTGGTGGTTATAGGAAGCACCGGGGTGGATGGTGCTGGCGGCTGCGGCGGCTGTTGAACCGAGGGTGTCGTAATCCTCGAGGGAGGCCTGACAGTCGGCTTAGCCGTGCTCCAAACGCTTGGCTGAGAAGTCATGAACCACGGCGGGCTGGGACGGGACGTTGTCGTGGTTGTTGCCGCTGCAAGTGTTTCGCCGGGCTCGTTTTAACTCATCCAGAACGTGGGTGGGGTGGTTGAAACACGGGCTGATGGGCGAACACGCGGAAAGGCGAGACGCCAGCTTTCGGGGAGGGTCGCTCGAGGATCCTGAGAGCTCGTCTACGAGCTTATCGGATCCGAACGCCGAGTATAATTAAGAAGGAAAGTGATTTGAGGAGCCCAGACTAGACGAGCTCCTCAGCCGGCTCAAACGACGGAGATATTTTAAACCTCGTCGCAGCTAGGGGGGTTCGGGATCAATCTCTCGCGCCGATTCCCATCGAAACGTTTTCTCTCCCTTAATGGCCAGATACCGACGGACGCGCTTTGTTTCCCGTGGGATTGCAGTCTCGAAGACTCGAGGGGATCGTCTTTTCGTTTTCGCCACGAACGGTCCGACGAGAAATTAATCGCGGGGGTTGCGATCGCGAAACGGTTCGTTTCAATGGAATTCCCGTCTTAACGAGCAATCAGACAGCGATGCAATTTAATTTGACGGCAATTTAAAATTGCTTGAGAACGCTTTTTGTCGCACGTCGATATCTCAATCCGTTCCAAAGATATAGGCTTCCAAAGTTGCCATTCATAATGGCCGCGACCCCCATTCGTCGGCGTGACCCACTTCTTTTCCTGGAAATGCGTACGTCGCGTAGTAAATAGTAAAATGTCTAGACTTCCTCAATGGGTCATTGACCGCCGCTTGGTCAGCTGACGCGTACGAGCGATCGCCAAAAAATGAAGGTTTACTTCGAATCGTGATATCTCGGGAACGGAAGCTCAGATCTGGATGAAACAAAAAGCGTTTTAAAGAGTGGAATTATACGATTCCTATGGTATAAGTTGCATGAACGTACCCTTGCAGAATTTCTCTCTACAGCAGTTTGAATTTTTTGTATAAAATAATGTTACTTGCATAAGaaatatgtacgtatatgtatataatatatgtataagaAATGTTCATGAATATACATCTGTGAACTGAACGGAGTTGGTGGAAATAAATTTGAATCAATACATCGAAATACGTATACGGTTGCATCGAACGATACGCGGAGTAATTAAACGCATCTTTGGCGTTTTATTATAAATTAATCTGTTCAACTGAAGGCATTAACGCGAGGTATCCGATACGAAACGATTGTGAAACATATAATTTCGAGCAAAACCAATTCGCTTTGCTGTCTCCGCCGCAGTAACTGGGCCACTGATATCGCGAGCACCGATTCGATCGCGACGCTAAGGAGCGACAAACCATCGACGCGCTCAGAGACCGACGATTGCATTCTCCGTCGGAACCAATTGGAGAATTCCCGTATCTCCGCTCTCGTATATACGCGTATTCCATAACGGACAGGCGTCCTTTAGCCCCTGATAGATGTTTCAATGCCTCGTCGGGACAATCGCGAGGCTGCATCGATCGAGCGACAGAAATATTCCCGAAAACGAATGCCTTGAATGGCCGACGGGGGGCGAGGTGAGGCGAGGCTGCGAGATTAGCCTACCTTCGCGGCCGATATCGCGACTACATCTGGCCTAAGAGGAGAAAACGATCTTTAACCCAAGATGGCGACGGCAGTTAATCCCTGAACGGGATGGTCCGCGTATTTCGCGGTACTATCTCTATAGGGGTCATCTTTATTGGCCGAAGGGGTTGGCGATAAGGTAAAATACCGGACGTCGCTGATGTCCGTTACGATAGTCGGCTATGCATCGAGAAAGACGGCCGTATGCGAGCTCTGGAACGGTCGAGGGAGAGAAGCGTAGAGGCTTTCTCGCTCGCGGTATCGGGGCTACCAACAGATCCCTTACTCCCCCTTGAATATACGTCGGTGCCCCGACACCGATCTATCGAGCCTCCTGGATATCGATCACGACAAGGACGAGGCGGTGGGAGTCGTGGAAGGCAAACAGAGAGGCAGAGAGCGGCGGAAAGGGGTGACAGTTTACGGTCCAATAAGTGATTGCGCCGCCTGACGGTTTCGATGGGTCGTAACCGGTACGTGTTAACGCTGAAAGGTCGGAAAAAGTCACATTCGATTGTTTGGCGCCGTGGAGAGTCTGTTCGAGCCTCGTAAACCGATGGAACTTGTACAGGGAAGTCGCTTCTGATGGGCATGTACGGCGATAAATGCGGCGATTACCCATTGACACCCGACCAGGGTGGAAATGACGCGACCTTTGCGCGAGACGCTGTTACGAGTCGAAAATGTTAAGCTACTCTTTATTTAGCGATTAGAGCAATCGGCAAACTGTGTTACAAGTGAACAAACAGCCGTCAGTGAGGCTGATACGGGTATCATTTAATTGATTCGTGGTAAATTAACCGAAAGAACTCTGTGATGCAGATTCGCAATAACGCGGCAAGATTACGTTTCGTCACAGTCGAATCGCAGTATCATCGAGCGTAACGATCGATGCTTGCAGCAATCTCTTCTCCGccgctctctgtctctctccacGACTTTCGCCTGTTTGCTTTTATTGGCTCATGGAAGAgtttcattacgatacgaaacACGTCAGAAAAGTTGAACGCGCAGCCGTAGCCGCGTGTACCACCGCGTTACCGATCCCTACGATCGATTTCTCGATCGCAAAGATCACGTCTTCGCGAACCCTTCCACCTatcctcttctctctctctctgtctctctctccatcTCCCGTTCCCCGTCTTTTCTTTTCTCCACTTTATACTCCGTCTGTCTCGCGAGCGCATAGCCGATGCAAGCCGCTGGAAGATCTTTATCGGGACACGGGCTCGCAGTTACGTGGGCAACGTGAATCATAAGCGCCGGCTTCGGGAAATTCTAATCGATTCTCGCGGTCAGCTGAGCAGCTTTTTGCGCGGCCGCCTCTTGCCGCGGTGAAAAAGGGAATCGCGAGAGCGAGCGGTTTTTCGTCCGGAAAACGAGAATCTCGAGGCGCTTGAGATCGTTCTCCAGGAACGCGACGATAAAAACCGGACGCTGGAATTTTTCCACGGAGAACCGATATCAATTCTCAAGGGAAAAGAAACAATCCGTTGCGCAAAAACTAGCGGGATCCATTTAaaagtaaaaaattattttcgtaTTACCCGAGATAAGTCTATTCTCTGAATCAGAGTGTAATAAATTTTGGTTCGTAGAAGTGGACGTCTATTATCGAGCAAAGAAAATGAAATTGCAACGAGAATGACAAGGTATCGCGATATTAAGCGAGCATTTTTCAAGGTACACTGAAAACGATCGCGAAGTCGGCGCCTATGCGATCGTTCGTCGGTATCTACGGAAGACCGCTCGTAGAATAAACGATACAGGGTAAAGAGATATTACAGGGGGATGGGCGtttacaaagaaaaaaaaaaacaagaaataaaaaatggAAGAGTCTTACTTACCGGACACGCAACGATAATGCGCCTCGAGGTACTTGTGCGTGTTGGGACAGGGATCGCCGAATTGCAGCGTCGATGCAACAATGCTGCAGTTCTGCTGGTCGTTGCACCTGGGTTCCGATCGGCCAGTTAAACACGATAAACGTACACCCTTACCAAAGTGTACTAAACCATGGATCCTGTCCCTTTTCTCTTACCGTCACTTATGCTCGAAGGAAGATGTGTCGCGAATCGAGAGACTTTTTCGACCAAGTTCGCACCCCTCG includes the following:
- the LOC143423956 gene encoding latrophilin Cirl isoform X3 codes for the protein MECRKGRRKGLLSALVFAWLLTSGCTVAARNIERYDTAYACEGKTLWIECGEGKLIHLIRANYGRFSITICNEHGNTDWSVNCMSPKSFRVLNSECNDQQNCSIVASTLQFGDPCPNTHKYLEAHYRCVSAATTTTTSRPSPPWFMTSQPSVWSTAKPTVRPPSRITTPSVQQPPQPPAPSTPVLPITTTSSPTSTRSPVDVEVVEVDQDLTLPANVPSANIPAVPPIVPETTPATTTSTFAPWRTSRRTTVPSTLYPESSSNGQWYDYGRQVCPPVIARNLSWNTTRAGDVAVQSCPGGANGLARWRCLSRGETAFWHRDSPDLSECRSVWLTTLENRVTEGDVILGISRELSQVTNNSRGLYGGDMMITTKIIKNMAEKMAQDIRTYQDANQREVSVTELLQGVVRTGSNLLDKAQMASWKDLSHQEQMRVATSLLIGLEENAFLLADTLMHEKTITHEGRNILMEVRVLDARNIGDDLEIFPTEAAQQRWTASNDRVELTRGALLENSDGGIVRLVFMAFDRLEEILQPQAEVSSLVMNDEPQPLPKRNTTRLLNSKVISASLGKGRHIQLSEPVRVYFKHLSIENVTNPTCVFWDYILSAWSEEGCEIRKTNETHTICECNHLTNFAVLMDVHAVRLDIAHQVALQIITYIGCIISVVCLILAILTFQLFHGLKSDRTTIHKNLCVCLLIAEILFVCGIGQTNQRIVCGIVAGLLHFFFLCAFAWMFLEGFQLYVMLIEVFEAEKSRLRWYYLVAYGAPLLVVAISCIIDPLSYGTDRYCWLRADNYFIFSFVGPVILVILANLVFLSMAIYMMCRHANATAAMKSKEHSRLASARAWLRGAIVLVFLLGLTWTFGLLYLNQESVAMAYIFTILNSLQGLFIFVFHCVQNEKVRKEYRKFVRGHSWLPKCLRCSKTVTGSSGGSSGTSGGAGGANGGKDFGSHNTSSNPSAPTTDSSGLSPHAASNYLASGRSWAIVDRQPAVTVLSESSPTEAHIVATLPYARHAFLPSAPNIPKSATATWGHLNKNLMWKNISFKSYSRDSGHGGSEQEDSPRTHNTLTLGHSGRNRGVRGLNDSNDISGNRTTGGGGGRRAAMPYKHKYTEIIDGRANGPGHHQLHAHHGQHVHLPRDLTNEDEPVYEEIERGSGNGVGGGGEIQVSDMSDEDGRRQSDMSRQSSRSYGDHRPLIPYSPANDRNLVHYGQTLTDRGGGTMHCDPSEYSPAVERTLNTCWEKLRKQQTWYERGDLSRLPASYGIPPQPDHTRTVAAVLDGHTVVCHLQPETDMYTGRGMPPPSYSEC